The region GATCCAGCTAAACATCTTGCGAAGTTCGCGGCCTACTCCTTCAATTGGGTGAGCCTCTCCCTTTGCACGAAGCGCCTTGAATTCAGGTGCTCCTGCTTCTTGGTCATCAATGAAGCGCTTCGCAAATGCACCAGATTGGATATCAGCAAGAACTGCCTTCATATTCTCTTTAACGCTTGGGTCGATAACGCGTGGACCAGAGACGTAATCTCCGTATTCAGCAGTATCTGATACTGACCAACGCTGCTTGGCGATTCCACCTTCGAACATCAAGTCAACAATAAGTTTTAGTTCGTGCAGGCACTCGAAGTAAGCAACTTCTGGCTGGTATCCAGCTTCAGTAAGTGTTTCAAATCCGTACATAACTAGTTGTGATGCGCCACCGCAAAGTACTGACTGCTCACCGAATAGATCTGTTTCGGTCTCTTCTGTAAATGTTGTGAGGATTCCGCCAGCGCGAAGTCCACCAATTGCCTTTGCGTAAGAAAGTGTTAGTGGCCATGCGTTGCCTGTTGCATCTTGTTCAACTGCAACGATTACAGGAACTCCACGACCGCCTGCAAACTCGCGGCGAACCAAGTGTCCTGGGCCCTTTGGCGCAACCATGCAAACATCAACATTTGCAGTTGGCTTGATGTAACCAAAGCGGATATTGAAACCATGGCCGAAGAAGAGAGCATCGCCATCTTTAAGGTTAGGCAAGATTGAATCTGTGTAGATGTGGCGCTGTACGTGATCTGGCGCCAAGATCATGATGACCGTGGCTTCCTTAACGGCTTCTGCAACTGTTACAACGCGAAGGCCTTCTGCCTCTGCCTTAGCGCGTGAAGGTGAACCTTCTTTTAGACCAACGCGAACATCAACGCCTGAGTCACGCAGGTTTAGTGCGTGCGCATGGCCTTGTGAGCCGTAACCGATGATCGCGACCTTGCGACCCTGGATGATTGATAGATCTGCATCCTCTTCGTGATACATCGTTGCCACGGTGTTTCTCCTTTTTCTTTTTCGAGTTAGTTTCTTGCTTAGTTTTGGTAATCAGGTTGGGTGTCGTGAACTTCTTTACCTTTGCCTGTCACATCTTTAATGGATATGACGCTGACAAGTTTGTCGAGCTGAGCAATAACTTGCTCGAGAGAGTGGCCTTCTACAGCTACTCCAATAACCATCTTTGAAATTGAGGAATCTTGAGTTGGTCCAACGTTGAGAGTTTCGATGTTGAATGCACGGCGCGAAAAGAGGCCAGCTACGCGGGCTAGAACTCCTGGTTCGTTTTCAACGAGAACTTCAAGAGTGTGTTGACGGCGGCTAGTAGTCATTAGAGCTCCTGTGAATCCCAGTCGGGCGCAGTAGCGCGAGCGATCATGATTTCATCATTTGAAGTTCCGGCAGCAACCATCGGCCAAACCATCGCATCGCGATGTACGCGGAAATCAACAACAACTGGTTGGTCATTGATCGACATCGCTTTCTCAATTGTCTTATCCAAATCTTCCGGGCGTTCGCAAGCAAGACCAACGCAACCCATACTTTCAGCGAGCATCGGGAAGTTAGGAACACGCTTTGATTCGAGGTTGGTATTTGAG is a window of Candidatus Planktophila lacus DNA encoding:
- the ilvC gene encoding ketol-acid reductoisomerase; this encodes MYHEEDADLSIIQGRKVAIIGYGSQGHAHALNLRDSGVDVRVGLKEGSPSRAKAEAEGLRVVTVAEAVKEATVIMILAPDHVQRHIYTDSILPNLKDGDALFFGHGFNIRFGYIKPTANVDVCMVAPKGPGHLVRREFAGGRGVPVIVAVEQDATGNAWPLTLSYAKAIGGLRAGGILTTFTEETETDLFGEQSVLCGGASQLVMYGFETLTEAGYQPEVAYFECLHELKLIVDLMFEGGIAKQRWSVSDTAEYGDYVSGPRVIDPSVKENMKAVLADIQSGAFAKRFIDDQEAGAPEFKALRAKGEAHPIEGVGRELRKMFSWIKTSNKDDYREGSAARG